TTGATATCAAGAGAAATACTCCCAGAAGTATAAGATACTTGAGGAACATCCTCTTGCGCCCTAAAATTAGACGTCTCAAAAAAAACAGTAGTAGCACCAAGAATAGAAATCAAAATAGCCAAAACAGCCAATATAAAAACAGTTTCATTAGACAAATCATTACTCATCGCGAACATCCTCACTAATTAATAAAAAAAAATATTCCTAAAATATTATATAAAACTTTCTGTTTTAAAAAAAAAAAGAGTTTAAAAAAAAAAATTATTTTTTGTATTCTTTAACAACACCAACAATCTTAGACATATTCTCCTTAGTAACAGTTAACGCATAACCTTGAAGAATAACTTTAACGTCCTCAACGTCACCAGGCAACAAATCAACAATCTTCACAATGTGCTCATCCTTCAACCTAGGAATATCTAAATCAACAAGTTTCTTAGACAACTCAGCAGCCGCAGACTTAGACAAAGGCTTAAAATGATTAAGATAATCAATAGCTTTACCAACCCTGAAACTAGGCTCTCCATCCCTCTTCTGAATAGAAGACAAAACACTCTTTAATTCTGCAAGAGAAACAGGTTCTTTTCCAACTATTTCTGGCTTAGACACAATAATTCACCTCAAACCTTCCTTAAATGCACAGGGTGCACAATAAGCATTTTTTCTTTCTTAAAATCCATGATTTTAACTTCGTAACAAGAACCACGCTTAGCCAAAACAACTCCTGACTTACCCACGAATCTAGGACAATAAGTACCCTCAAAAACAGCGGGCTCATAACCTAAAGCGACTTTGTCACCAACATTAAACTCAG
This portion of the Candidatus Woesearchaeota archaeon genome encodes:
- a CDS encoding 50S ribosomal protein L21e codes for the protein MARIGGVRRSKSSLLSKKNRKKGKVSLKAYLAEFNVGDKVALGYEPAVFEGTYCPRFVGKSGVVLAKRGSCYEVKIMDFKKEKMLIVHPVHLRKV